Proteins encoded in a region of the Dreissena polymorpha isolate Duluth1 chromosome 6, UMN_Dpol_1.0, whole genome shotgun sequence genome:
- the LOC127833838 gene encoding uncharacterized protein LOC127833838 isoform X2, translated as MAESMLLTKGKSPAGGSGDKENINVPIQVEKPATVSKQPMKKPDKPQKTDKDPTKEVLLILRELNSNVVQQGEKLEKLNGRVDTLYEWYDHTPDVQFEGDYHEIDEHEQQPVDINCSNTIIDGVQSECEPGKNSRQCFKGLSDKFLFSEKVDNEVNDDLAMFINTSFRSGVSEERVTEICKDVHRPVNCEALTKTRVNPGIWRLLKPQTQTEDAKMQSIQNNVVKASINIAKLLDKEGQNVDAQSLEWGTNALALLGQSNKLINNKRKESHRNDLDPKFYPLTSPSLPFTDFLYGNETDVNKNVKDIQDMSKIGKIGKFFRGRGYRNMPYRRGIRGFRRGFRGRGYPGFPGYIRTEDRIPVPAKNQREGQKK; from the coding sequence ATGGCGGAATCAATGTTACTGACTAAAGGAAAATCCCCTGCCGGTGGCAGTGGCGATAAAGAGAACATTAATGTGCCTATTCAGGTTGAAAAGCCTGCTACTGTTTCTAAACAGCCTATGAAAAAACCAGACAAACCTCAAAAAACTGACAAAGATCCAACAAAGGAGGTGCTCCTTATTCTGCGTGAGTTAAACTCAAATGTCGTACAACAAGGTGAGAAATTAGAAAAGTTGAATGGTAGAGTTGACACTCTTTATGAATGGTATGACCACACACCAGATGTTCAGTTTGAGGGAGACTATCATGAAATTGACGAACATGAACAGCAGCCTGTTGACATTAATTGTAGTAACACTATTATAGATGGTGTTCAGTCAGAATGTGAACCTGGTAAAAATTCAAGGCAATGTTTCAAAGGTTTGTCCGACAAGTTTTTGTTCTCCGAAAAAGTTGACAATGAAGTCAATGATGATCTTGCTATGTTTATCAACACTTCGTTCCGAAGTGGTGTTTCAGAAGAACGTGTGACAGAAATTTGTAAGGATGTCCATAGGCCAGTAAATTGTGAGGCGTTGACAAAAACGAGGGTAAATCCAGGAATCTGGCGCCTTTTGAAACCTCAAACACAAACTGAAGATGCAAAAATGCAGTCTATTCAGAATAATGTTGTGAAAGCCTCTATTAACATTGCAAAATTGTTAGATAAAGAAGGCCAAAATGTTGACGCTCAGTCGTTAGAGTGGGGAACTAATGCTCTTGCTTTGCTTGGACAGTCAAACAAgttaataaataacaagagaAAAGAGTCACACAGGAATGATTTGGATCCAAAGTTCTATCCTTTGACTTCTCCAAGTTTACCATTCACTGATTTCCTGTATGGTAATGAAACGGATGTGAACAAAAATGTCAAGGACATACAGGATATGAGCAAGATTGGAAAAATTGGAAAGTTTTTTCGTGGACGAGGATATCGAAATATGCCATATAGGCGAGGAATACGGGGCTTCCGAAGAGGTTTTCGGGGCCGTGGATATCCTGGTTTCCCTGGTTACATCAGGACTGAGGACAGAATTCCAGTGCCTGCAAAAAACCAGAGGGAGGGGCAGAAGAAATAA
- the LOC127833838 gene encoding uncharacterized protein LOC127833838 isoform X1, which translates to MYYDTSTVANSELVEQFLGTIDRYSVSDSSRKDYTDDSQYVQSTSFGRQTPVSCFSIIRKSFEDRQIPKRAVDIMLASWKPSTQKQYSVYIRRWFLFCSKREINTLQVTVNDVLDFLTQLFDSGLSYDTINIARSALSSLGFLLDGFVVGQHPLIKRFLNGVFNLRPSKARYKDVWDVNIVLKYLKNLPDVRLLTLKNLTLKLAMLIALTQASRVQSLKLLTLEGLRQGHNSIVLQYSNSLKQCKPGRRVPYVELKEYFPDKNICVVHTLREYIKRTEPLRKGEQLLFISYLKPYHAVTASTISRWLKTVMHLAGIDINVYKAHSIRGASTSKVSQFVPIKEILSVAGWNNATTFNRFYNRDIQQQRSFSDSLLDSSQ; encoded by the coding sequence ATGTATTATGATACTTCCACTGTGGCCAACTCAGAACTGGTGGAACAGTTTCTTGGAACTATTGATAGATATTCCGTTAGTGATTCCAGTCGAAAGGACTACACTGATGATAGCCAATACGTCCAAAGTACATCCTTTGGCAGGCAAACTCCAGTTAGTTGTTTCTCGATTATCAGGAAATCCTTTGAAGACAGACAAATTCCAAAACGAGCTGTTGACATCATGCTTGCTTCATGGAAACCTTCCACTCAAAAACAGTACTCGGTATACATTCGAAGATGGTTTTTGTTCTGTAGTAAAAGGGAGATTAATACACTTCAAGTTACTGTGAATGATGTTTTAGATTTTCTTACACAATTATTTGACAGTGGTTTGTCATATGACACTATTAATATTGCACGAAGTGCCTTGTCATCATTAGGTTTTTTGTTAGACGGTTTTGTGGTTGGCCAACATCCGTTGATTAAAAGATTTCTCAATGGTGTTTTTAATTTAAGACCATCTAAGGCAAGGTATAAAGATGTTTGGGATGTGAATATAGTGTTgaagtatttaaaaaatttacCTGATGTAAGgttattgacattaaaaaatcttacattgaAATTAGCGATGTTGATTGCCCTGACACAAGCTAGCCGAGTTCAGTCCTTAAAGTTATTGACACTTGAGGGCCTTAGGCAAGGTCATAATTCTATTGTGTTACAGTACAGTAACTCTTTAAAACAATGTAAGCCTGGTAGGCGTGTACCATATGTtgaattaaaggaatattttccTGATAAAAACATTTGTGTTGTACATACTTTGAGGGAATATATCAAGCGAACTGAACCTTTAAGAAAAGGGGAACAATTGTTATTCATCAGTTATTTGAAACCATACCATGCTGTGACTGCAAGTACTATTAGCCGATGGCTTAAAACAGTTATGCATTTAGCTGGAATTGACATTAACGTTTATAAAGCTCATTCAATAAGAGGTGCATCAACATCCAAAGTTAGTCAGTTTGTACCTATTAAGGAAATACTATCTGTTGCGGGATGGAATAATGCTACAACGTTCAACCGGTTCTATAATAGAGACATACAACAGCAAAGATCCTTCTCGGATTCTTTATTGGATTCTTCACAATAG